The Myotis daubentonii chromosome 1, mMyoDau2.1, whole genome shotgun sequence genome includes the window GTGTAGAAAGTGTTATGAAACTAAGTATGAAAGGAATTATGTCAGTATGTATAGATCATTGTTTTTAACctatattgtataattccattgtATGGGGATAGAATCAGTAATTGTTTTTGATTAAATTAGTTTAGAATTCGGCATTATggaggctttttttaaaaatgtgtttttatttatttcatagaggaaggggtgggggaagagagagatagaaaccttaatgaggagaaagaatcattgattggctgtttcctgcacaccccccactggggattgagcctgaaacctgggtatgtgccctcaccaggaatagaaccatgacctcatggttcatgagtcagtgcttaaccactgagcaacactggctgggctggaggcaTTTTATTGTCACAACTTGAGGGGATATCGGTGAGTAGAGGCCAGTGATGCTGCTGAGCATTCTCCAGCGCCTAGACAGCAATCCACAAATGATCTCCCCAAATGTTAATAGCTCTGAGGTTGAGAAATCCTATAGTTATTTTggagatattttattgattttcttgcTCTTACTGTGTTTCAAAAGTGCTCTGagctttgcttttctcttgttagCATAATTTTCTCTGTGGCTATTTCAGGTACAGCCACCCCCCCTTGAGATTACTCCAGATACCTTACATGAATTGATTGGGAAAAACCTGAACTTGGAAAAGATTATCCTGTTTGTCCTAGGCTTTCCTGATTCTCTGGCTAAAACAGAATTTGCACctcttattgttttgtttaacTCAGGGTCTCAGCCTCTTGGAAGTGAAAGACCAGTTGCTGCTCATGTACCTTATGGATTTGAGCCATCTCATCCTGGACAAAGCCTCAGGAGGGTCTCTTCAGGGACATGCGGCAGTTTTGAGACTGGTGGAGATTCGCACGGTATGAAGCATTTGGCATCTTAGAGTCCTAAGTTTCCAAATCCTGAACTCCAGGACTATCACACAATAGCTCTCATTTAAGTGAATGTTCTCaagtatttttctcttctttggttCTAATTTTGTGCATATTCTAGTTAAGTGCTTTATCTGGCAACTTAATATAGGGACTCTGCTATGTGCTTAACTTTGGGAAGGGAATGTGATCCTTTCTAACCATGTTACAGGTTTTGGAAAAAATTCGTCCCTTGGATCAAAAACTGAAGTATCAAATTGACAAACTGGTCAAGACtgcagtgacaggcagcctcagtaAGTGGGAGAAGCTGTAAGGTTATGTGGATTCCATCATAAAGTCCAAAATCTTATAAAATctcttggggtttttttgtttcagGTGAGAATGACCCACTCCGTTTTAAGCCTCATCCCAGCAATATGATGAGCAAGGTAAGGGGTTGCGTTGTCCTGATTTTCCTGAATGAGTCTCATGGTGATCCTGGATCTCCTGGGATTCTCTTATTACTCTTGATTCCCAGCTTGTGCCTTAGAGTGTTGAGTATGAGATTCCcccttctgctttttattttcccaCCTTCCTAGGGTATGCCAGCTTTGGTTTTTCTTATCATCTGTCTAACACTTCCTAAGTTTATGGacattatattctttttatagttGAGCTCTGAGGATGAGGAAGATGAAGCAGAGGAAGGACAGTCTGGGGCTTCAGGGAAGAAATCTGCAAACGGAGCAGTTAAGAAATATGTTCCACCACGCTTGGTGCCAGTACATTATGGTATGAACCGTGGCTACCACCTCCTCGGTGTGAATTgtgtttctcttcttcttttctctgttcTGGGATAACCTTTGCTAATTTTTATCACATAGATGAAACAGAGGCTGAGCGGGAAAAGAAGCGTCTAGAACGAGCCAAGAGACGAGCATTGAGCAGCTCTGTTATTCGTGAACTTAAGGAGCAGTACTCAGATGCTCCAGAGGAAATCCGTGACGCCCGGCATCCCCATGTTACTCGCCAGAGCCAGGAGGATCAACACAGGTCTGAGTCCTTGTGATTAGACATTATGTTCTGCGCTGTAGAGACCTGTCCCTGTGCTTTGGATGAATATGGTTAAGTCTAGTGCCAAACGAACCCACATTATATAGAGAATGGAGTGGAAAACTTGGGAGGACAGTTTCTAAGAATTAGGGGTTTGAAGTACAGACTAAGAGCTAGGAAGAAGatatcccctcctcccccaactgaACAAATGCTGTATGAAGGAGAACACTTTAAAGCAGGTTTTTGTAATGGCCTCAAGAGTGGTAGATAAGTTCAGGGAAGAGAAGTAGAGAAGTGATTGTAACTTAAATACAGACTCCTTGACTTTGCCCAGTTGATAGGTTTGAGTGAAGGGGCGCATGGAGCTAATCCTGTCTATAGATCTGAAAGATAAGAGTTCTCTGATatgataataatttaaatattccaGTGGTTGGGCTGTGAGTTCATCAGTAGGGAGGAGGGAAATTCTAGCACAAAGAACGTTTCTTTGAGGAAGTTCAGTGTTGAGCATTTGGTATGTCCTTACCAAATACTATATTGCCCCTGCTATGAAATCTGTTGAGAACTGTCATAATAAGGGGTGAGTAAAATGTCTGGGCCCAGGTTCTGGGCTGCAGCTTGTGTATTATGGACTGAGCATGTTAGACACAGTGTCTGTGTTTCTCTGACAGGATTAACTACGAGGAGAGCATGATGGTGCGTTTAAGTGTCAGTAAGCGAGAGAAAGGACGACGAAAACGCGCAAATGTCATGAGCTCACAACTTCATTCTCTCACGCACTTCAGTGACATCAGTGCTTTGACAGGAGAAACCCCTCATCTTGATGAGGTGAGGTTGTGAtacaggggtgggaggtggtctTCATGCTTTCAGCCAAATGCATGTGGGGCTCGTTGCTATGGGAAACTGGGGAAGAGATACCAACACTTGCATTGCCATTCCTTTACTTCTCCATCTGTCTCCAGGATCAGAATCCTATTAAGAAGCGGAAGAAGATACCCAAGAAAGGTCGGAAGAAAAAAGGTCAGTAAATGGCTAGGAGTTAGGTGATCAAGTGCAGGGTGGAGAGTATGAATTGGGATGCCAGCTTTGAATTTGCCATCCTAGGTCTTACTAAGCCCTATAATATCTCTTCCATGCTGGGCATTAATCTCTTTAGAGgtgggattttatttttcttctttcccaagctgaaaatcagcataattcACAGAAGAGATTTCTGGATTGTTCCTCTAAGCTCCCACACCTTTTCAGGCGTCCTTAAATAAAACTACTAAAGTGTCACTTGAAGAAACCATTATCCCACTTCAGTTTCTTCCTACTTCTAGCCTTTTGTCCTGGGAGGATATGGAGTAGTGTCTAGTGGCCTTCTCTTTAGATGTCTTTTTGTTCTGTTCCTCCAGCTTTTCCAACTGTCCTTTGCCTCATTCTTGATTTCCCTTCCTTTCAGGTTTTCGGAGGCGGCGGTGATTGTGGgtgtacatatttatatatattttttgtcatcCTGAGATACTTCCAGTTTCACTGTATGTAGGTCCTTTTCCTCGGAATTTATTGTTTGCTCTGGACATGTGGAAATCTGTTAATAAAACTGATTTTACTTATGAATTGAAGCCCCTATTGCACATGTATGACTCATTTGCTGGGTGTGGGGTATTTTAGGTAAGAGGGCAATAAAAGGGAAAGATGAGGTTTTGGGGGGAGTGGGAGAAGTTTGGCTCTATATAGGTGTTTTTTAATAGAAACTAGAAATTGGTTatttaactaaataaataaatgaggtctggccaatgttgctcagtgctTAGAATGGCCCGTGCACCACAgagtcgtgggtttgattcccagtcaagtacctgggttgcaggttcgatcggCCCGTCAGGGcttgtataggaggcaaccaattgatgtctctctcctacataatatttttttctctctctcattctcttcccccaacctccctccctcccttccactctttttaaaaagccatggagccctagctggtttggcacagtggatagagtatcagccggcggaccaaaaggtcccgggatcagttctggtctagggcacgtaccttggttacaggctcctcccaagccggggccctggtcgggggtgtgcaggaggcaaccaatctatttgtttgatttgtttctctcacatcgatgtttctttccctctctctgccattctctctaaaagatcagtagaaaaatatcttcaggtgaggattaattttttttaaaggcagtggaaaaaatatcctccagtgaggattaaacaaaaatttttaaaagttgagagATTAGAGTATTATAGTCAACTTTTCAACTCATGTTTTCTCAAGTTCCTGTAATACATgaattttaaggttttttttaatgtattttgctGGCCACCAGGTGGCATTAGTGGTTCAGAAAACCTTTTGATGCTTGACTAATCAAAAGCAAGAGAGAACTTCCTCATCAGTGAGTTATTCTTGTCTCCATTTCTctggatgtttttcttttctttctaaaatagcaTGAACACAGGGCTGATCTTAGCTCAGTTATTGAGTGTATCTGGAGAGAACAGTGAATGAGAAGACTGGAGTAGGAAGAATCTGTACAGTCTTGTGTTTTTCAGCCTCTTTGACCCTCCTTCaactaaggcagtgatggcgaaccttttgagctcggcgtgtcagcattttgaaaaaccctaacttaactctggtgccgtgtcacatatagaaattttttgatatttgcaaccatagtaaaacaaagacttatatttttgatatttgttttatatatttaaatgccatttaacaaagaaaaatcaaccagaaaaatgagttcgcgtatcacctctggtacgcgtgtcataggtttgccatcactgaactaaGGCCTCAGTTTGCTAGTCAGTAAAGGCCAGTCCTTTTACAAAGAGCTTGCAAAAGAATGGCAGCAAGCAGGCAGAAAGAAAGTTCCTAGCTTAAagaccaaagaaatgaaaatctcACAGAAATACCTGCCCAATTCAGGTGGGAGTTATATATCTGATATCTTCTATTCTTTTCAGAGAATGACCTGTTAGTGAGAGATCCCTCAGGCCTTGTATGATAAGTGAAAAGAGGAATGGAAAGAGAGAAGTTGAGGGGTCTGTAGAGTTAATTCATTGTAGTTTAAGAGCATGGGGTCTCACGAACATCCACTTCCCGGGCAGCGTCATGAAGAGGATGTAATGTGGGTCATTGATTCCTGAATGGGGatccctgctggtctgatcgggGCGGGGCCTGTTTTCAGTCAGCAGCACCTGGGAGAAGGCAGTTAGGAGACAGCCTAGCGATGTGTTCTGTTAGCTCTGATCCTGGGTGAATCGCTTAGCATCTCTGGTCTTTACTTTTCCGCAGCTGAAAAGTGAATGTGTTAGATAATCTCTGAGATTCCCTCCAAACCAAAGAGCCTAGAGCTGTTTCTCATGGATGACACCAATATGCTCTTACTTCTGGGGACTCTAGCTTTTAGTCCCTGGTAGATCTGAGAGAACCTGACAGACCCAGAGCCCTCATACTCCTATTTCTTTGAGTGAATCTAAGCAAAGAGGCACAAGAACAGATTTAGAGATACTTTTTCCAACTCGACAAGAGGTTCAGTTAAAATATGCTTCAGGACTATTGCATTTGCTTCTGATTTATTCAAATTTTGGATTATGGGAACTGCCAAGGGAAAGGaagtgttttttgctttttttaaaaaaagatctttctTTGTGTTATATCCTGAGCTAAGTGCTTTACACTAAGGCTTACAAAATATGTCATCTTTATATTACTAGTGAGGGAACTGAGACACTTAGGTTATTTGCCCAAGGTTACCAGGCTAATGAGTTAGAGAAACAGTGCTGAGGAACATGGAGGATGGAGGACTTCAAGTGTCCTATGATTTATGAAAGTCttcagaatttttgtttttttcctttttaaaaaaaaaatattggtagGTAGTTTATAACCTCAACCTCCCCCCCATCCCTGCTGCTCATTGCCATTCCAGGCTTTACTTTCAAGGAAACCACAAATTCCAAACATTGTTCTGGCCTCTTGGTGGTATAGCAGTGAACTGAACAGACAAAAGTCCCTCTTTCCCCAAGATTTCTGAGGAGCTCCCGTGTTTCTTTAGAACTCCATAGAATgtagtttgaaaaccactgtagTAGAGCAAGGAAACCAAGACTTAGGATTTGAGGTTTTCTTTATGGCCATTGTTTTTCTTCTCATTCCTGCTCATAAATTCAGTTCTCTGATCATTCAGACCACATGACTCAGGTTCCCTCAGTACTAACAACAGATGATTCATTTCTAATGCTTACTAAGTAATGTCCATCATTAATGCACATGAGCACTGTTCGGTTTTATCATGTGATGGTAAAGAGTGTTGGCTTCGTTCTGGACAAGGAATTTAACACCTCTGCTTTTAGTATTTACATcttgagggggtggggaagagggtttGACCAAGACGTATTTTTGCCTCTGAAGCTTTTGTTATGGCTTTATGAAggcttggagaaatgtctgtcaGGAGTTCATGTAGTCTTCATGGATACCTTACTAGAAAAATACTTTTTGTCTGTAAGGACAGGGTGATGTGATTAAGTCTGTTTTCAGCACCATGGAGAGTTTAAACTCATTCCTTATTATGGGTTGGTGGAATGTGCAATCCCTAGAGCTGGGTGTGTAGACCTGCCCTTTTGCAGAGCTCAGTTTATCTGCCCAGTCTCCAGTTCTGATTGGTACAGATTGAGTGAGAGTCAGCAGCAGTCCTCAGTGTCCGCATCCTCCCTGGGATCTGTTAGGTATGTAAACTTCAGATTCATGTTTAGACTTACCCAAGGATTTGGTCAACTTAACAGAGGCATATGAAGGAAATCTTGCCTTCTGCTCTGTTGATAATATCATTCATACAATGATGCACAAGGTTTTTTAACAGTCCTTGAGAAAAACTGTCTCCTATTCTTTTTTGCTTATAGACCCTTTAGAAGACTTAGAGTTGCTTTTTCATTCCTTGGGCTCAGCCTCTTTTTCTGCCTCTGCATGGAGAAAGGCATCATCGCGCTGGCT containing:
- the NGDN gene encoding neuroguidin isoform X3, yielding MAAPVPTVCSLSLSQEVLESDLPRAVALLKNLQEQGLSLLEVKDQLLLMYLMDLSHLILDKASGGSLQGHAAVLRLVEIRTVLEKIRPLDQKLKYQIDKLVKTAVTGSLSENDPLRFKPHPSNMMSKLSSEDEEDEAEEGQSGASGKKSANGAVKKYVPPRLVPVHYDETEAEREKKRLERAKRRALSSSVIRELKEQYSDAPEEIRDARHPHVTRQSQEDQHRINYEESMMVRLSVSKREKGRRKRANVMSSQLHSLTHFSDISALTGETPHLDEDQNPIKKRKKIPKKGRKKKGFRRRR
- the NGDN gene encoding neuroguidin isoform X4 — translated: MAAPVPTEVLESDLPRAVALLKNLQEQGLSLLEVKDQLLLMYLMDLSHLILDKASGGSLQGHAAVLRLVEIRTVLEKIRPLDQKLKYQIDKLVKTAVTGSLSENDPLRFKPHPSNMMSKLSSEDEEDEAEEGQSGASGKKSANGAVKKYVPPRLVPVHYDETEAEREKKRLERAKRRALSSSVIRELKEQYSDAPEEIRDARHPHVTRQSQEDQHRINYEESMMVRLSVSKREKGRRKRANVMSSQLHSLTHFSDISALTGETPHLDEDQNPIKKRKKIPKKGRKKKGFRRRR
- the NGDN gene encoding neuroguidin isoform X2, with the protein product MAAPVPTEVLESDLPRAVALLKNLQEQVMAVTAQIQALTKKVQARAYPTEKGLSLLEVKDQLLLMYLMDLSHLILDKASGGSLQGHAAVLRLVEIRTVLEKIRPLDQKLKYQIDKLVKTAVTGSLSENDPLRFKPHPSNMMSKLSSEDEEDEAEEGQSGASGKKSANGAVKKYVPPRLVPVHYDETEAEREKKRLERAKRRALSSSVIRELKEQYSDAPEEIRDARHPHVTRQSQEDQHRINYEESMMVRLSVSKREKGRRKRANVMSSQLHSLTHFSDISALTGETPHLDEDQNPIKKRKKIPKKGRKKKGFRRRR
- the NGDN gene encoding neuroguidin isoform X5 encodes the protein MAVTAQIQALTKKVQARAYPTEKGLSLLEVKDQLLLMYLMDLSHLILDKASGGSLQGHAAVLRLVEIRTVLEKIRPLDQKLKYQIDKLVKTAVTGSLSENDPLRFKPHPSNMMSKLSSEDEEDEAEEGQSGASGKKSANGAVKKYVPPRLVPVHYDETEAEREKKRLERAKRRALSSSVIRELKEQYSDAPEEIRDARHPHVTRQSQEDQHRINYEESMMVRLSVSKREKGRRKRANVMSSQLHSLTHFSDISALTGETPHLDEDQNPIKKRKKIPKKGRKKKGFRRRR
- the NGDN gene encoding neuroguidin isoform X1, with the translated sequence MAAPVPTVCSLSLSQEVLESDLPRAVALLKNLQEQVMAVTAQIQALTKKVQARAYPTEKGLSLLEVKDQLLLMYLMDLSHLILDKASGGSLQGHAAVLRLVEIRTVLEKIRPLDQKLKYQIDKLVKTAVTGSLSENDPLRFKPHPSNMMSKLSSEDEEDEAEEGQSGASGKKSANGAVKKYVPPRLVPVHYDETEAEREKKRLERAKRRALSSSVIRELKEQYSDAPEEIRDARHPHVTRQSQEDQHRINYEESMMVRLSVSKREKGRRKRANVMSSQLHSLTHFSDISALTGETPHLDEDQNPIKKRKKIPKKGRKKKGFRRRR